In the genome of Streptomyces globosus, one region contains:
- a CDS encoding CocE/NonD family hydrolase produces MTPADFSLHPDLDATALAAFTAALESGDTGSLPPARAAQAAECRAAASFGRVKVAGAEGHLLDGALWRHPGGAPRPLVVMPSPWSDLGWLAYAVQASVFAARGYNVLAYSARGFGASEGEADVAGPLDTADGSRALDHLVERTAGPVSRIGFLGEGYGAAIALLTAAHDSRVDAVAALSGWCDLGEVLVENRTRHTAAVEALLRSAGRARLSPRAQSVFEDVAAGRDIGAVLRWAAQRSPSAHAKELVRRQVPVYFAHAWHETLFPANQTLRLFEELAGPKRIDLSVGDHALPEAAGLAGLPNRIWTTAHRWFDHHLRGAANGIDEEGEVLGEVMWSRTLEPRPTWPSVTDHVRRLYLADGGELADAPEAGWSAGAVCGVDTPAVVADAVARSGHAELAGLPRAYPTGEIDRAVTAVWVGDPEPETARLRGTPRLRVTYRTANPRSGFVAYLLDVAPDGTGRLVTHAPYADLDSAPGSLVAADVELQATAYDVPRGNRLMLVAAARDPFYGDVNPPRATLAFTSPEATPSYLELPLG; encoded by the coding sequence GTGACCCCAGCCGACTTCTCGCTCCACCCCGACCTCGACGCGACCGCCCTCGCCGCGTTCACCGCCGCCCTGGAGAGCGGCGACACCGGCAGCCTGCCGCCCGCCCGCGCCGCCCAGGCCGCCGAATGCCGCGCCGCCGCCTCCTTCGGCCGCGTCAAGGTCGCCGGGGCCGAAGGCCACCTCCTGGACGGCGCGCTGTGGCGGCACCCCGGCGGCGCCCCGCGGCCCCTGGTCGTGATGCCCTCGCCGTGGAGCGACCTGGGCTGGCTCGCGTACGCCGTCCAGGCGAGCGTGTTCGCGGCCCGCGGGTACAACGTCCTCGCCTACAGCGCCCGCGGGTTCGGCGCCTCCGAGGGCGAGGCGGACGTGGCCGGGCCGCTCGACACCGCCGACGGCAGCCGCGCCCTGGACCACCTCGTGGAGCGCACCGCCGGGCCCGTCAGCCGCATCGGGTTCCTCGGCGAGGGGTACGGCGCGGCCATCGCCCTGCTCACCGCCGCCCACGACAGCCGGGTCGACGCGGTGGCCGCGCTCAGCGGCTGGTGCGACCTCGGCGAGGTCCTCGTCGAGAACCGGACCCGGCACACCGCCGCCGTCGAGGCACTGCTGCGGTCCGCCGGCCGGGCCCGGCTGAGCCCCCGCGCACAGAGCGTGTTCGAGGACGTCGCCGCGGGCCGCGACATCGGGGCCGTGCTCCGCTGGGCGGCGCAGCGCTCGCCGTCCGCGCACGCCAAGGAGCTCGTACGGCGGCAGGTGCCGGTCTACTTCGCGCACGCCTGGCACGAGACGCTCTTCCCCGCCAACCAGACGCTGCGGCTGTTCGAGGAGCTGGCCGGGCCGAAGCGGATCGACCTGTCCGTCGGCGACCACGCCCTCCCGGAGGCGGCAGGGCTGGCCGGGCTGCCCAACCGGATCTGGACCACCGCGCACCGCTGGTTCGACCACCACCTCCGGGGTGCCGCGAACGGCATCGACGAGGAGGGCGAGGTGCTCGGCGAGGTCATGTGGTCCCGGACCCTGGAGCCCCGGCCCACCTGGCCGTCCGTCACCGACCACGTCCGCCGCCTCTACCTGGCGGACGGCGGCGAGCTCGCCGACGCGCCCGAGGCGGGCTGGAGCGCGGGCGCCGTGTGCGGGGTCGACACGCCGGCGGTCGTCGCCGACGCGGTCGCCCGGTCCGGACACGCGGAGCTGGCGGGCCTGCCGCGGGCGTACCCGACCGGGGAGATCGACCGGGCCGTCACCGCGGTGTGGGTGGGGGACCCGGAGCCGGAGACGGCCCGGCTGCGCGGCACGCCCCGGCTGCGCGTCACGTACCGGACGGCGAACCCCCGCTCCGGGTTCGTCGCCTACCTGCTGGACGTGGCGCCCGACGGGACGGGCCGCCTCGTCACGCACGCCCCGTACGCCGACCTGGACTCGGCCCCCGGCAGCCTGGTCGCCGCGGACGTCGAACTCCAGGCCACCGCGTACGACGTGCCGCGCGGGAACCGGCTGATGCTGGTGGCGGCCGCCCGCGACCCGTTCTACGGGGACGTCAACCCGCCGCGCGCCACCCTGGCCTTCACCTCGCCGGAGGCGACGCCGTCGTACCTGGAGCTGCCGCTGGGCTGA
- a CDS encoding acyclic terpene utilization AtuA family protein: MTGAGPGAGPGAAGGPEPRRPLRIGNASGFYGDRFDALREMLTGGPLDVLTGDYLAELTMLILGRDRLKDPAAGYAKTFLRQMEDCLGLARERGVRIVANAGGLNPAGLAEAVRGLAAKAGVPVSVAHVEGDDLMPWGEGALTANAYLGGAGITACLRAGADIVVTGRVTDAALVSGPAAWWFDWAADDHDRLAGAVVAGHILECGTQATGGNYPFFTAHDVRRPGFPLAEIAQDGSCVITKHPGTGGAVTVGTVTAQLLYETQGARYRGPDVTARLDTVRLADAGPDRVAVAGTAGEPPPDTLKAGVTRIGGWRNEVVFVLTGLDIEAKAALVREQLADALAPVASVRWTLARTDHGDADTQEEASALLRLAVRDPSAERVGRALTSAAVELALGSYPGFHVTAPPGPAQPYGMFEAGAVPAEAVAAAAVLADGTRIPVPAGGRPRQAAPAGAPATAEPPGPSAPPKPPAPPAPVRRAPLGLVAGARSGDKGGDANIGVWAEDPAAWPWLHATLTEDRLRDLLPEVRGLTVTRHVLPNLRALNFTVEGVLGAGAASAHRFDPQAKALGEWLRSRLLDIPAHLLPAPEGTGP, from the coding sequence GTGACGGGCGCCGGACCGGGCGCCGGACCGGGCGCTGCGGGCGGACCGGAGCCCCGGCGCCCGCTGCGCATCGGGAACGCCTCCGGCTTCTACGGGGACCGCTTCGACGCCCTGCGCGAGATGCTCACCGGCGGCCCGCTGGACGTCCTGACCGGGGACTACCTGGCCGAGCTGACCATGCTGATCCTCGGCCGGGACCGCCTGAAGGACCCGGCCGCGGGCTACGCGAAGACGTTCCTGCGGCAGATGGAGGACTGCCTGGGCCTGGCCCGTGAGCGGGGCGTGCGGATCGTCGCGAACGCGGGGGGCCTCAACCCGGCCGGCCTCGCCGAGGCGGTCCGCGGCCTCGCCGCCAAGGCCGGCGTCCCGGTCTCCGTCGCGCACGTCGAGGGCGACGACCTGATGCCCTGGGGCGAGGGCGCGCTGACCGCCAACGCCTACCTCGGCGGCGCCGGGATCACGGCCTGCCTGCGCGCGGGCGCCGACATCGTGGTCACGGGCCGGGTCACGGACGCGGCCCTCGTCTCCGGCCCGGCCGCCTGGTGGTTCGACTGGGCGGCCGACGACCACGACCGGCTTGCCGGGGCCGTCGTCGCGGGCCACATCCTGGAGTGCGGCACGCAGGCCACCGGCGGGAACTACCCGTTCTTCACCGCGCACGACGTACGGCGCCCCGGCTTCCCCCTCGCCGAGATCGCGCAGGACGGCTCCTGCGTGATCACCAAGCACCCGGGGACGGGCGGCGCGGTCACCGTCGGCACGGTCACGGCCCAACTCCTGTACGAGACGCAGGGCGCCCGCTACCGGGGCCCGGACGTCACCGCCCGGCTGGACACCGTCCGCCTCGCGGACGCCGGACCCGACCGGGTCGCCGTCGCCGGCACGGCGGGGGAGCCGCCGCCGGACACCCTGAAGGCGGGGGTGACCCGTATCGGCGGCTGGCGCAACGAGGTCGTCTTCGTCCTGACGGGCCTGGACATCGAGGCGAAGGCGGCCCTCGTCCGGGAGCAACTGGCCGACGCGCTCGCCCCGGTGGCCTCCGTACGGTGGACGCTCGCCCGCACCGACCACGGGGACGCCGACACGCAGGAGGAGGCGAGCGCCCTGCTGCGGCTGGCGGTCCGCGACCCCTCCGCCGAGCGGGTGGGACGGGCCCTGACCTCCGCCGCCGTCGAACTGGCCCTCGGCAGCTACCCCGGCTTCCACGTGACGGCCCCGCCCGGTCCGGCCCAGCCGTACGGGATGTTCGAGGCCGGCGCCGTCCCCGCCGAAGCCGTCGCCGCGGCCGCGGTCCTCGCGGACGGCACCCGCATCCCGGTCCCGGCGGGCGGCCGGCCGCGGCAGGCCGCCCCGGCCGGAGCCCCCGCCACAGCCGAGCCACCCGGCCCCTCCGCCCCACCGAAGCCGCCCGCCCCGCCGGCCCCCGTCCGCCGCGCCCCCCTGGGCCTGGTCGCCGGCGCCCGCAGCGGCGACAAGGGCGGCGACGCCAACATCGGCGTCTGGGCCGAGGACCCCGCCGCCTGGCCGTGGCTGCACGCCACCCTCACCGAGGACCGGCTGCGCGACCTCCTCCCCGAGGTCCGCGGCCTGACCGTCACCCGGCACGTCCTGCCGAACCTCCGCGCCCTGAACTTCACCGTCGAGGGCGTCCTCGGCGCCGGCGCCGCCTCCGCCCACCGCTTCGACCCGCAGGCCAAGGCGCTCGGCGAATGGCTGCGCTCCCGCCTGCTCGACATCCCCGCCCACCTGCTGCCCGCCCCGGAGGGGACCGGACCATGA
- the serC gene encoding phosphoserine transaminase has translation MAEIQIPADIKPADGRFGAGPSKVRTEALDALAATGTSLLGTSHRQAPVKNLVGSVRQGIRDLFSLPEGYEVVLGNGGSTAFWDIATAGLIERKSQHLTFGEFSSKFAKAAKLAPWLDEPSVISSEPGTHPDPVAEAGVDVYAYTHNETSTGVAAPIRRVDGADAGSLVLVDATSGAGGLPVDITETDVYYFAPQKSFASEGGLWLAAFSPAALERAARVHASGRHIPEFFSLPTAIDNSLKNQTYNTPSLSTLFLLDQQLKWINGQGGLDWATARTAASARTLYGWAEASKYAAPFVADPAKRSSVIGTIDFSDDVDAAAVAKVLRANGIVDTEPYRKLGRNQLRVAMFPAVDPADVEALTACIDHVIEKL, from the coding sequence GTGGCTGAGATCCAGATTCCCGCTGACATCAAGCCCGCCGACGGACGCTTCGGCGCGGGCCCCTCCAAGGTGCGGACCGAGGCGCTGGACGCCCTCGCCGCCACCGGTACCTCCCTGCTCGGCACCTCCCACCGCCAGGCCCCGGTCAAGAACCTGGTCGGCTCGGTACGCCAGGGCATCCGGGACCTCTTCTCCCTCCCCGAGGGCTACGAGGTGGTGCTCGGCAACGGCGGCTCCACCGCCTTCTGGGACATCGCGACCGCCGGCCTCATCGAGCGCAAGTCCCAGCACCTCACCTTCGGCGAGTTCTCCTCGAAGTTCGCCAAGGCCGCCAAGCTGGCGCCGTGGCTGGACGAGCCGTCCGTGATCTCCTCCGAGCCCGGCACGCACCCGGACCCGGTCGCCGAGGCCGGGGTGGACGTGTACGCGTACACCCACAACGAGACCTCGACGGGCGTCGCCGCCCCGATCCGGCGAGTCGACGGCGCCGACGCCGGTTCGCTCGTCCTGGTGGACGCCACCTCGGGCGCCGGCGGCCTCCCCGTCGACATCACCGAGACCGACGTCTACTACTTCGCCCCGCAGAAGTCCTTCGCCTCCGAGGGCGGCCTGTGGCTCGCGGCGTTCTCCCCGGCCGCCCTGGAGCGCGCCGCGCGCGTCCACGCCTCCGGCCGGCACATCCCCGAGTTCTTCTCCCTGCCGACCGCCATCGACAACTCGCTGAAGAACCAGACGTACAACACGCCGTCCCTGTCGACGCTGTTCCTGCTGGACCAGCAGCTGAAGTGGATCAACGGCCAGGGCGGCCTGGACTGGGCGACCGCCCGCACGGCGGCCAGCGCCCGCACGCTGTACGGCTGGGCGGAGGCCTCCAAGTACGCCGCCCCGTTCGTCGCGGACCCCGCCAAGCGGTCCTCCGTCATCGGCACGATCGACTTCTCCGACGACGTCGACGCCGCGGCCGTCGCCAAGGTGCTCCGCGCCAACGGCATCGTCGACACCGAGCCGTACCGCAAGCTCGGCCGCAACCAGCTGCGCGTCGCGATGTTCCCCGCGGTCGACCCGGCCGACGTCGAGGCGCTGACCGCCTGCATCGACCACGTGATCGAGAAGCTCTGA
- a CDS encoding EamA family transporter produces MPVPPAGPPAASSAPHSAPARPAGREAGPAGTHAGPAVPAGPEPEAAAAAASARAAGRGARLGPVALVVAAGVSVQFGAALAVVIMPRAGASGVVALRLAAAALVLLLLCRPKVRGYTRADWGTVVAFGVAMAGMNGLFYQAIDRIPLGPAVTLEVLGPLVLSVVASRRLANLLWAALALAGVALLAGHGGGGFGGLDPLGAAFAVGAGAMWAAYIVFSARTGRRFPQADGLALAMAVAAVLVLPLGVAEAGSALLEPSTLALGAGVAVLSSVLPYTLELLALRRLPAPTFAVLMSLEPAIAATAGFLVLGQALGALDALAIALVIAASMGAVRSRAGAGARERTA; encoded by the coding sequence ATGCCCGTACCACCCGCCGGCCCGCCGGCAGCCAGCTCAGCGCCCCACTCCGCCCCTGCCCGCCCGGCCGGCCGCGAGGCCGGCCCCGCGGGCACGCACGCAGGTCCCGCCGTCCCCGCCGGCCCGGAACCGGAAGCCGCGGCAGCCGCCGCCTCCGCCCGGGCCGCGGGCCGCGGCGCCCGCCTCGGCCCGGTCGCCCTGGTCGTCGCCGCGGGCGTGTCCGTGCAGTTCGGCGCCGCCCTCGCCGTCGTGATCATGCCGCGGGCGGGCGCGTCGGGCGTGGTCGCGCTGCGCCTCGCGGCGGCCGCGCTGGTGCTGCTGCTCCTGTGCCGCCCGAAGGTCCGCGGGTACACGCGCGCCGACTGGGGCACCGTCGTCGCCTTCGGCGTGGCCATGGCCGGCATGAACGGGCTCTTCTACCAGGCCATCGACCGGATCCCGCTCGGCCCGGCCGTCACCCTGGAGGTGCTCGGCCCGCTGGTGCTGTCCGTCGTCGCCTCCCGCCGCCTGGCCAACCTGCTGTGGGCCGCTCTGGCCCTGGCGGGCGTCGCCCTGCTCGCCGGGCACGGCGGGGGCGGCTTCGGCGGCCTCGACCCGCTCGGCGCGGCCTTCGCGGTCGGCGCGGGCGCGATGTGGGCGGCGTACATCGTCTTCAGCGCCCGCACCGGCCGGCGCTTCCCGCAGGCGGACGGCCTGGCTCTCGCCATGGCGGTCGCCGCGGTCCTCGTCCTGCCGCTGGGCGTGGCCGAGGCCGGCTCCGCGCTGCTGGAGCCGAGCACGCTGGCGCTGGGCGCGGGCGTCGCCGTGCTGTCCTCGGTGCTGCCGTACACCCTCGAACTGCTCGCGCTGCGCCGGCTGCCCGCCCCGACCTTCGCGGTCCTGATGAGCCTGGAGCCGGCCATCGCGGCGACCGCCGGGTTCCTCGTCCTCGGGCAGGCGCTCGGCGCGCTCGACGCCCTTGCCATCGCGCTGGTCATCGCGGCGAGCATGGGCGCGGTCCGCTCCCGCGCGGGCGCGGGCGCACGGGAACGGACCGCCTGA
- a CDS encoding TIGR03084 family metal-binding protein produces MEVEALVTGLPDAAWAKPTPAARWTVAHQIAHLHWTDRAALVSLTDAPGFARLVEAALRSPAAFVDEGAEEGAALAPADLLARWRAGRAALGAALAAAPADARFPWYGPPMKAASMASARLMETWAHGLDIADALGVRRTPTARLRHVARIGVRARDYAFSVWELPPPAEEFRVELVPPDGGEPWTYGPPDAAQRVTGPALDFCLLATRRAHRADLALAAEGADADRWLDVAQAFAGPAGPGRAPRTAR; encoded by the coding sequence ATGGAAGTCGAAGCCCTGGTCACCGGTCTTCCGGACGCCGCCTGGGCGAAGCCCACGCCCGCAGCCCGCTGGACCGTCGCGCACCAGATCGCCCACCTGCACTGGACCGACCGGGCCGCCCTCGTCTCCCTCACGGACGCGCCCGGCTTCGCCCGCCTCGTCGAGGCCGCCCTGCGCTCCCCGGCGGCCTTCGTGGACGAGGGCGCCGAGGAGGGGGCCGCGCTGGCGCCGGCGGACCTGCTGGCCCGCTGGCGCGCCGGCCGCGCCGCACTCGGCGCGGCCCTGGCGGCCGCCCCGGCCGACGCCCGGTTCCCCTGGTACGGGCCGCCGATGAAGGCCGCGTCGATGGCGAGCGCCCGCCTGATGGAGACCTGGGCCCACGGCCTGGACATCGCGGACGCCCTCGGTGTGCGCCGCACCCCGACCGCGCGGCTGCGGCACGTCGCCCGGATCGGCGTACGAGCCCGCGACTACGCCTTCTCCGTGTGGGAACTCCCGCCGCCCGCCGAGGAGTTCCGCGTCGAGCTGGTCCCGCCGGACGGCGGGGAGCCGTGGACGTACGGGCCGCCGGACGCCGCCCAGCGCGTGACCGGGCCCGCCCTGGACTTCTGCCTGCTGGCCACCCGGCGCGCCCACCGCGCCGACCTGGCCCTGGCGGCCGAGGGCGCCGACGCCGACCGCTGGCTGGACGTGGCCCAGGCGTTCGCCGGCCCGGCGGGACCGGGCCGAGCACCCCGGACCGCCCGGTGA
- a CDS encoding FAD-binding and (Fe-S)-binding domain-containing protein, producing the protein MSDSGDLERTLRDALRGEVDFGAAARALVTMDASNYRRVPLGVVAPRDTADVSAALRICADAGVPVVPRGGGTSIAGQATGTGVVLDLTRHMDALVSLDPAARTAVVRPGLVLDRLREAVRPHGLAFGPDPSTRSRCTLGGMIGNNACGAHSVAWGTTADNVAELEVVAYGGAVHRIGTGWAGAPPGLRELVAGSLEVLRTGMAAPAGAPFTRRISGYGGLDALLPERGAQVARAFCGSEGTLGVVTEAVVRLVEAPRAPALAVLGYAGEGAAADAAAGLLPYGPLTVEGMAEDLVPGAAGAGLLPRGAAWLFAEMPDEAAARRLARTADALDTLVVADPAGQRALWRIREDAAGTATLLPGGGLAWPGWEDCAVPPARLGAYLRDFRALLAAHGLRGTPYGHFGEGCVHVRIGFDLVSREGVARFRAFSGELADLVVAHGGSLSGEHGDGQARAELLPRMYGPRVIDLFGRYKDVWDPHRGMNPGILVRPARLDENLRFEVLPRTGLAAEVARCVGVARCRSADPGAAGVMCPSYRVTGEERHSTRGRARLLHEMLAGELLPDGWRSAEVAEALDLCLGCKGCRSDCPVGVDMAAYKAEFLDRHWAGRIRPLAHYTLGGLPAWLRVLAALRLARPAGALAGLPGAARLAGLEPGRRLPGPAARTFTRWWRGRGPSGGAGEGVLLWPDTFTEYLAPQAGRAAVAVLEAAGLRVGVPPGRVCCGLTYVSTGRLDRARAVLRRTLDAVGPVRGPVVVLEPSCAAALRADLPALLPGDPRAARLAAAVRTFAEALQEYAPHWRPPRVDRPAVGQTHCHQHAVLGDAADRRLRALAGLEGGLSGGCCGLAGNFGFERGHLEVSRACAEEQLLPSLRAAPPGAVVLADGFSCRTQIAGLGGGVRARHLAEVLAGALPERNPAQERPERPL; encoded by the coding sequence GTGAGCGATTCCGGTGACCTTGAGCGGACATTGCGGGACGCACTGCGCGGGGAGGTGGACTTCGGGGCCGCGGCGCGCGCCCTGGTGACGATGGACGCGTCGAACTACCGGCGGGTCCCCCTCGGAGTGGTCGCCCCGCGCGACACCGCGGACGTGTCGGCGGCGCTGCGGATCTGCGCGGACGCCGGAGTCCCGGTCGTGCCGCGCGGCGGCGGCACGTCCATCGCCGGCCAGGCGACGGGCACGGGCGTGGTGCTGGACCTGACCCGGCACATGGACGCCCTGGTGTCGCTCGACCCGGCGGCCCGGACCGCCGTCGTGCGGCCGGGCCTCGTCCTGGACCGGCTGCGGGAGGCGGTGCGGCCGCACGGACTGGCCTTCGGCCCGGACCCGTCCACCCGTTCGCGCTGCACCCTCGGCGGGATGATCGGCAACAACGCGTGCGGGGCGCACTCGGTGGCCTGGGGGACCACCGCCGACAACGTCGCCGAGCTGGAGGTCGTCGCGTACGGGGGCGCCGTGCACCGCATCGGCACCGGCTGGGCGGGGGCGCCGCCCGGGCTGCGGGAACTGGTCGCGGGCAGCCTGGAGGTGCTCCGGACGGGCATGGCGGCCCCCGCCGGCGCGCCGTTCACACGGCGGATCTCCGGCTACGGCGGCCTGGACGCACTGCTGCCCGAGCGCGGGGCGCAGGTGGCCCGCGCGTTCTGCGGCAGCGAGGGCACCCTCGGCGTGGTCACCGAGGCCGTGGTCCGCCTCGTCGAGGCGCCCCGGGCCCCGGCCCTCGCGGTCCTCGGGTACGCCGGCGAGGGCGCGGCCGCGGACGCGGCGGCGGGCCTGCTCCCGTACGGGCCGCTCACCGTCGAGGGGATGGCCGAGGACCTGGTGCCCGGCGCCGCCGGCGCGGGACTCCTGCCCCGGGGCGCGGCCTGGCTGTTCGCGGAGATGCCCGACGAGGCGGCCGCGCGGCGCCTGGCCCGGACGGCGGACGCGCTCGACACGCTCGTCGTCGCCGACCCGGCCGGGCAGCGGGCGCTGTGGCGGATCCGGGAGGACGCCGCCGGCACCGCCACCCTGCTGCCGGGCGGCGGCCTGGCCTGGCCCGGCTGGGAGGACTGCGCGGTGCCGCCGGCCCGGCTCGGGGCGTACCTGCGGGACTTCCGGGCGCTCCTCGCCGCGCACGGGCTGCGCGGGACGCCGTACGGGCACTTCGGCGAGGGCTGCGTGCACGTGCGGATCGGCTTCGACCTGGTCTCCCGCGAGGGGGTGGCGCGCTTCCGGGCGTTCTCGGGCGAGCTCGCCGACCTGGTCGTCGCGCACGGCGGCTCGCTGTCGGGGGAGCACGGGGACGGGCAGGCGCGGGCGGAGCTCCTGCCGCGGATGTACGGGCCGCGGGTGATCGACCTGTTCGGCCGGTACAAGGACGTGTGGGATCCGCACCGCGGCATGAACCCCGGCATCCTCGTCCGGCCCGCCCGGCTCGACGAGAACCTCCGCTTCGAGGTCCTGCCGCGCACCGGGCTCGCCGCGGAGGTCGCCCGCTGCGTCGGCGTCGCCAGGTGCCGGTCCGCGGATCCGGGCGCGGCCGGGGTGATGTGCCCCTCGTACCGGGTCACGGGCGAGGAGCGGCACTCCACGCGGGGCCGGGCGCGGCTGCTGCACGAGATGCTCGCCGGGGAGCTGCTGCCGGACGGCTGGCGCTCCGCGGAGGTCGCCGAGGCCCTCGACCTGTGCCTGGGCTGCAAGGGCTGCCGCAGCGACTGCCCGGTGGGCGTGGACATGGCCGCGTACAAGGCGGAGTTCCTCGACCGGCACTGGGCGGGCCGGATCCGGCCGCTCGCCCACTACACGCTGGGCGGGCTGCCCGCATGGCTGCGGGTGCTCGCCGCGCTGCGGCTGGCGCGGCCGGCGGGGGCGCTGGCCGGGCTGCCGGGGGCGGCCCGGCTGGCCGGGTTGGAGCCGGGGCGGCGGCTGCCGGGGCCGGCCGCCCGGACGTTCACCCGCTGGTGGCGCGGGCGGGGCCCGTCCGGTGGGGCGGGGGAGGGCGTCCTGCTGTGGCCGGACACCTTCACCGAGTACCTGGCGCCGCAGGCGGGGCGGGCTGCCGTCGCGGTGCTGGAGGCGGCCGGGCTGCGGGTCGGGGTGCCGCCGGGGCGGGTGTGCTGCGGGCTGACGTACGTGTCCACCGGCCGCCTGGACCGGGCCCGCGCCGTGCTGCGCCGCACCCTGGACGCGGTCGGCCCGGTCCGCGGCCCGGTCGTCGTCCTGGAGCCGAGCTGCGCGGCCGCCCTGCGCGCCGACCTGCCGGCGCTGCTGCCGGGCGACCCGCGGGCGGCGCGCCTCGCGGCGGCCGTGCGGACGTTCGCCGAGGCGCTCCAGGAGTACGCGCCCCACTGGCGGCCCCCGCGCGTGGACCGGCCGGCGGTCGGGCAGACCCACTGCCACCAGCACGCCGTCCTCGGCGACGCAGCCGACCGGCGGCTGCGCGCGCTGGCCGGGCTGGAGGGCGGGCTCAGTGGCGGCTGCTGCGGCCTCGCCGGGAACTTCGGCTTCGAGCGCGGGCACCTGGAGGTGTCGCGGGCCTGCGCGGAGGAGCAGCTGCTGCCGTCGCTGCGCGCCGCCCCGCCGGGGGCGGTCGTCCTGGCAGACGGGTTCTCCTGCCGGACGCAGATCGCCGGGCTGGGCGGCGGCGTACGGGCCCGGCACCTGGCCGAGGTCCTCGCCGGAGCCCTGCCGGAGCGGAATCCTGCACAGGAGCGCCCGGAGCGGCCGCTGTAA